The following is a genomic window from Coleofasciculaceae cyanobacterium.
CAATCAAGGTGTTTACGACGGATTAGTTTTTCACCGAGTGATTCCTGGTTTTGTAGCTCAAGGTGGAGATCCTCAAGGAAAAGATCCCAACTTCCGTGGACAATTAGGGACAGGGGGCTTTAGCGATCCCAAAACTGGTTCAGAAAGACGCATTCCCCTAGAAATCAAGTTACAGGGAGATGATGAGCCTACTTACAGCAAGGCAAAACTTTCTGGTTCTTCTGTAGTCTTAAAACACGATCGCGGTGTGATCGCGATGGCTCGTTCTGCTATGCCCGATTCGGCTTCTTCCCAATTTTATATCGCCCTTGAAGACTTACCTTCCTTGGATGGAGACTATGCTGTCTTTGGCAAAGTGGTTGAGGGTATGGATATAGTTGACGGCATTAAGCAAGGCGATCGCATTGGCACAGCTAAAGTAGTAGAAGGTTTAGAAAACCTTAAGAAATAAACAGGTTTTAATTTTTGCTTGTGAGTTCATTTAACATTTTTAGACCCAAAGCTGATCGATTTTAAAACCTATGGATGTGGTTGTTACTGGGATAGGATTAATATCCTGTCTCGGATCACTTCAATCAACTTGGTCGAGTATTTTACAGGGCAAGTCAGGGATTAGATCGCGACAGCTTTTTGATGCACTCCCTGCTTATCCTCTAGGACTAATCAATTCTCGACCAAGCAGAATAGATGATTTAACCCAAAAGATCTTGGTTGATGCTTTAAAAGATGCCAAACTCCAAGTTCCACTTGACGAATGTGGTGTGGTTATCGGCTCTAGTCGTAGTTCTCAGGCAACCTGGGAAAAATTAGCAACCCACTCTCGAGACGGTAAATTGAGTAATTTAGCCTCTGATTGGTTAGAGACTTTACCTCATCAACCTGCAATAATCGCAGGTAGTTATCTACAAACTACTGCTCCAGTCTTAGCGCCTATGGCTGCTTGTGCAACAGGAATTTGGGCATTAGCTAGAGGCTATGAGCTAATCAAAACGGGTAGATGCGAAAAAGCGATCGCTGGTGCAGTAGAAGCTCCAATTAGCGCCCTGACTTTGGCTGCTTTTGAACAAATGGGTGCGTTAGCGAGTACGGGCTGTTATCCTTTTGATCGATCGCGAGAAGGTTTAGTGTTAAGCGAGGGTGGAGCGATATTTGTTTTAGAAACAGCCGAGTCAGCTACACGTCGTCAAGCTAAGATCTACGGTAGAATTCAAGGCTTTGGTTTTACCTGTGATGCTTACCATATGACCACACCTCAAGCAGTTAATGGGAGTGCGGCCAGAGCAATTAAACACTCATTAGAGCGGAGTGGATTAGAAGCTCAAGCGATTAATTATATTCATGCTCACGGTACTAGCACAACTTTAAACGATCGCCATGAAGCGCAGTTGGTTCAACATATATTCCCTCAAAGGGTTGCGCTTAGCTCTACCAAAGGAGCAACAGGTCATACTTTGGGTGCATCAGGAGCAATTAGTACTGCATTAACTTTTATGGCGATAAAACATAGTTATTTGCCTCCCTGCGTAGGTTTAAAAAATTCTGAATTTGAGCTTAATCTAGTTACCCAGGCGAAAAAAATCGCAATTAATCATGCTATGTGTTTCAGCTTTGGCTTTGGAGGTCAAAATGCAGCCCTAACTTTGAGTAAATAATATCTTCCTGAACTTAAAAAGAAAGTGTATTTAAAGAGGAACAAACACTATATTTCATGTTCAATTATTCTTTCTAACAACTAAAAAAATTTTAAACGCTCACGATAATT
Proteins encoded in this region:
- a CDS encoding peptidylprolyl isomerase, translated to MTQKSNVWLIKMFSLLLISSLVLGGCATSATDISQSGSSSDNLATNQSQLASAKNNNKTMSNNLPQLEGMAKVELQVNGSPILIEINGTEAPTTAGNFVDLVNQGVYDGLVFHRVIPGFVAQGGDPQGKDPNFRGQLGTGGFSDPKTGSERRIPLEIKLQGDDEPTYSKAKLSGSSVVLKHDRGVIAMARSAMPDSASSQFYIALEDLPSLDGDYAVFGKVVEGMDIVDGIKQGDRIGTAKVVEGLENLKK
- a CDS encoding beta-ketoacyl-ACP synthase, encoding MDVVVTGIGLISCLGSLQSTWSSILQGKSGIRSRQLFDALPAYPLGLINSRPSRIDDLTQKILVDALKDAKLQVPLDECGVVIGSSRSSQATWEKLATHSRDGKLSNLASDWLETLPHQPAIIAGSYLQTTAPVLAPMAACATGIWALARGYELIKTGRCEKAIAGAVEAPISALTLAAFEQMGALASTGCYPFDRSREGLVLSEGGAIFVLETAESATRRQAKIYGRIQGFGFTCDAYHMTTPQAVNGSAARAIKHSLERSGLEAQAINYIHAHGTSTTLNDRHEAQLVQHIFPQRVALSSTKGATGHTLGASGAISTALTFMAIKHSYLPPCVGLKNSEFELNLVTQAKKIAINHAMCFSFGFGGQNAALTLSK